The genomic region ACACATTGttgaaaatggaaacacattGCAGAGAGACCAAGGAATCGAGGGAAAAGTTGAGAGGTACTGGGCCAAGGGTACTACAAATGGGGTCATCAGGGGCCAGCCTTTAGTTTGCTAGAGGAGTCTTGGGGACAAGAACCCTGCATGGGACTCCTGCCATAACCCACAGGAGAGTTGAGCCCAGGCAGGGACATTGAAAGTGTTGGACACATCCTTTGGTGCCCTCCATTTGCCAATCAGTGTGCCTTCATCTTGAGGCCAGGTGGTGAGCCAAAGTGGGTGTGGGCACCCTGGAGCTGGGCAGCTAGGTCCACATCCTAGCCCTGCCATTTGAGCAGACTTTAGCCTTGATCCacctaaagcagtgtttttcaaccttttttatttcatgactCACTTAACTTAGGTtgaacaaaaaagagaatatacttactgtgctttgatcttttttctgaaataatttattatctttaGAAAATTTCACGGCACACCCAAGGTCATCTTagagcacaccagtgtgccaaagcacactggttgaaaatcacctAGCTGGAGCATGGATGGAGATAGTTTAATGACCAAACCATCAGGGTGGCCAGCACAGGGCTGTAGCCAATAAGTGTGTCATATCAGGTTGACCCATATAGGAGAACAACCCAAGCAGATGGTGTTGGCTTGTCTATGGGATTCTTACCACCATTTTCTTGGTCCACACAAAATGAGTAAAAGTGCAAATATGAATTCAGGACCAAGAAACAAAATGCAGTTGTGCCTGTCTCAGGGCTTGTTACTACATAgctaatgaaacaaaaaactgCACAATGCTAAGGGGCTAGGAGAAGAGATGGGTTGGAAGTTGGTTGGCTTTGTCATAACAGTGTACCTTAGTTTGGGCTGCTCATAAACCAGAGTTTAttgctcacaattctggagggTGGAAGTTCAAGATTAAGGCTTGGCAGGGTCTGTGAGGCCCCACCCCGTGTTCATAGATGGTGCCTTTTCACTGTGTCTTCACAAGTCAGAAGAGGTGAGGTGGCATCCCTTTTATAATACTGGTAATCCTTTTAAtgggggctccaccctcatgacctagtTACCTCCCACAGGGCCTACCTCCTTACATCACCTCCTTGGGAGTTGGGATTTCAACCTGTGAGTTTTGGTGGTAGGGGAAACAAACATCACAGCATCATGCTTGGCCCAGGAGAGGTCTTTTGGCTGAGGGGTAGGCAGACGGTCACCATGTCCTGTTGAGAGAGCCTGACCAGGCAGCTGGTAGCCTCTCAGAAAGGCAGGCAAAGCCTGGGGTGGGGTAGCAGGGCTGAGAATTGGAAAGAGGGCCCcgtataagaaaagagaaaaaggacagcagtcagaaatgcaaatgaatatGGGAAAAGGTCTGGGGGTCTCAGAGTAGCAGCAAGAGTGGGGTGCTGCCCACAGTGAGCACAAAGTCATCTCTGTGGAGGAACTTTGGATGGGAGATCATGTGTAAAAGGATAGACTTCTGTGACTAGGTCACAGGGTCCTACCTGGAGGGTTCCAGTTCTGGGCAAGAGGCTCATGGCTCTGCCTGGTCTCTGCCCACTCCCCACCTCCAGGCAAAGCTGGAAAAGTCACTGGAGCACCTTCGGAAGCAAATGGAAGATGCACTGCTTTTCCAAGCCCAGGCTGATGAGACCTGCGCTTTGTGGCAGGTAGGTACCAGGGATCCCAAGTGGGAAGGATGTTGGCTGTGCACACTCACCTTCTGCACCCTGGGAACCAGGCTGGCTGGCAGTCATGGCTGCAGGCTGGCCCCACCAAGTCCAGGCCCCTAGTGGATATAAAAGGAACTGGTCCTTCTCTGGTGAGCCTAGCCTGCTTGGCCAGCAGACATCTGAAACACAggaccagggagacaggggaCATTGTGTGTGGGAAGATTCTGTACCCTGTGCCCACCCTGGGGTCTTGGCATGCTTGGGTGGTAGCTACAGGGTCAATTTGGAGTCTGGCCAGGCCCGGGAGTGGCTTTGGGGTGTGAGCAGCCCCAAGGGTAAATTTAGAGGTCAGGAGGGACTGCAGGTAGTGTATTTGGAATCCATCCACCACTGGTGTTGGATATTGAGGCCTAGCTGGACCCAGGTTGTAGAAGTGAGATCTGGCCAGTTCTAGAGGTGGATTTGGGGTCTGGCCCTGTGGGTGGGTTTGTGGTCTGTCCAGTCCTGAGTAATGAATTTGGGATATGGGCAGCTCTAGGGGTGAGTTTGGAGGTCGGGAGGGACTGAGGGTGGTAAATTAGGGTCCAGCCAGCCTGGGTAGTAGAGGTGGAAATTTAGCCAGTCCTAGTGTCTGGGAGGCCTTGCGAGAAGATAAGGGGGTTGGGCAGCCCCGGAGGTGAATATAGAGATTGGGAGGAACTACGTGGCAAATTTGGGGTCCTTGAAGCCTGCAACTGTAGAGGGGTTCAAACAGCCCCAGGGGAGATTTGGGGTCTGGGAGGCCTTGGTGTGTTTGGGTTCCAGCCAACCCCCAGCTGGTGGATGTTGGGGTTTGGCCACTCCTTCAGGCAGATTTAAGAGGTTGGGGAGGGACTGGCTGGTAAATATGGCATCTTGTCAGCCCAGAGGGTAAAAAATGGGGGTCTAGCCAGCCTCGGGTGGTGAACGTGGGCTTTGGCTAGCCCAGGGGGTATTTGGGGTCTGGTGGCTTCCTGGGTGCATTTGAGGTCTGGCCAGCTCCAGATTTGGGGTATGGGCACAACCAGGAGTGAATTTGGAGATCAGGAAGGACTATGGATGAAAAGTTTTGGGTCCAGCTGACTCTGGGTGGTGGGTTTGAGGTTTGCTTAGCCAGCCCTAGGGGGGATATGGGGTCCTGCCAGCCCTGGGTGGTGGGTCCAGGGCCTGGGCCTCAGCTGTCCCCCCACTTTGTGGTGCCTGCAGAAGATGGTGGAGAGCCAGCGGCAGAACATGCTAGGTGAGTTCGAGCGCCTGCGCCGCCTGCTGGCTGAGGAAGAGCGGAGGCTGCTGCAGAAGctggaggaggaagagctggAAGTGCTGCCCCGGCTACGGGAGGGTGCGGCCCGCCTGGGCCAGCAGAGCGCCCACCTGGCTGAGCTCATCACTGAACTGGAGGGCCGCTGCCAGCTGCCTGCGCTGGGGCTGCTGCAGGTGAGTGGGAAGCCAGCAAGGCAGGGGGCTGGAGATCAGAAAGCATGAGAAGCATGGGATAGAGGTCACGGGGGCTCTCAGCCTTGGGCGGTAAGAGTCAGACCTGCTCATTTCTGGCCCGTGAAATGCTAGAAGCTGACAGCCATTCTACCACCTGAAATTCATGTGCCCAGGAAAGGAAAAATTGGTTTTTCTCCAAGACCTAAATAGGTGGTGTCTCTTGAATActcacattttcatcatcccattCTCTCAGGCTAACTGAGGCTGTGACAGCAAAGAGTGGATGTCTACTGGGCCTGCCCAGTGGAAGTGGGTACGTTGGTCTCTAGGAAAGCCATCTGGTGATGTCACTTTAGACAGTCTCTGGCTTACCCACCCTTGCCTGTACCTCCCTGAATCTCCCATAGGACTCCTGCCCCACCTAATGTCACACCTAATGTCTCCAACCTGAGGTGCTCTCAGCTCTAATGTCTCTTTTCCCGATAATTGCCTGTCCGTGGGGTGCCCATGCCTTTGGCCTGGCAGCAGGCCAGGTAACCCTGGAGCGTGGCCTGTTCTAGAGCTAGCCATCCTGCTGGAACTCTGACCTGGCCTCTCTACTTGTCAGGTGGGTTTCAGTGGGGACACAGGCTGAGGGTGTCTGCTGTGTCCTTCCGTGGGGTGTACCTTCCTTTTTGTCCCACCAATACAATGTTTGGCACACTATAGACACAGAGACTCAGTAATGTAGGCAGAAATGGGTCCCCTAGCTGGCTCTGGCTCTTGTGTAGTAGAGAGGCTACTTGTGACCAAATAACAGCCCCTGGTGGGTAGGGGTGCCAGGCCGGAGCATAGCCAGAGAGCCTCTGGCAGGAAGTGATCACCTACTGGATTCAGAGCCATACAACAGACATGTCAGGAACCAGGAACAGGCTCCTGGCTGCTGTCTTGGGACTTGGATTTTTACCCTTTGGGCTTGGCCAAGCTGCCAGCTGGTTTTAAGCCTGGGAAATGGGAAGGACActtggcagagggaggagggtagAGACGGAGTAATGTCAGAAAAGCCAGGAAACGTATAGAAGAAGCATTGACCCAGAAATGGGGACCCCCTTTCAGGGTCTGCATGAAGATGTGATTTGGGGTCTCAGCTGTAATGTTGCAGGGGTGGGTGGTCTCAGACATGCTGCCTGCATTTCACATGAATGGCTGGCCTTTCTGTGCCACAGCTGAACTAACAGCTATAGGAGGGCTGTTTCCACCTATTTTGCTCACATAGGCTCCACATGCCCCAGGCCCTTTGCATGTCTTTCCTCCAGCATCCACTGCTCCCCTATATCTGCTAGTGAATTCCCTAGGCTTCTTAACCCTGCCAAGAATCTCCCCATTTTTGGTGGCTTTTGAGGCTTGGAGTGTCCCATTGCCCCTCAGACCCCAGACAGCATTAACCATGTATACCCATGAGTGTTTTCCCTTGCTGTATCTCCTGCCTGTGGGGAACCCCTTTGTTCAGGATGGTGTCTGATTTCTCTCTGCATCCCAGCCTAGCAGCTAGTGCAGAGTGGGTGAGAACAAGCAGGTTGTGGGAGTCTATTTCACTGTACAGTGTAAGTTGTTGGATCCCTGCTATGTGCAGAATAATGTTCTAAGAGATAAGacaaagcagagaaaacaaaggCAGCAGGGATTTGTAAAAAGTACCTCGGACAAGGCAGCTTGAACCACAGACATTTTTATACCTGCCATCTGGGACTCCAATGGCTAGGAGAGAAGGGGCGGGGCCCCCAGGATTGGGTGACAAGTGTTGATgctggtgtgtttttttttctctccctaccACAGGACATCAAGGATGCCCTGCACAGGTAAAAACCCTTGGGCAGGTGGGTGAGATACGGGACAAGGTCCCAGCATTTGGACACAGGGGTAATGCTGCTACTGGGATAATGCCAGGGCTGTCCCTTCCAGGATCCAGGATGTGAAATTGCAGCCACCAGAAGTGATACCCATGGAGCTGAGGACTGTATGCAGGGTTCCAGGGCTGGTGGAGACTCTGCAGAGGTTTCGAGGTGGGTGTGGAGGCTGCAAGTTAAGGGATGACCCTGGGAAGGGACCCACCAAGAACCCTAAGCAGCCAGTGGCATTTTTTGTGTCGTATGGCTACTGTCTCCAGACTCAGCAGTGTCAGGGTAGTAGATCCTCGGAAAAATGTCCTCTGCTCATAATGTCTGACATAGGTTGTGTGGGTATTCCCACACCAAACATTTGTCTGACTTTTTGAATGTCAGTGGGTGTCTGATGATTCAATTCAATTCTTTTTTGATCAGTTtccctctgtcactcaggctggagtactgTGGTGCAGTTACAGCAAACTGTagcctcgaactcctaagctcaggtgatcctcctgcctcagcctcccaaagtgctaaaactACATACCTtaaccaccacatccagcctcagCTCAGCTGTGACAGTTCTACCCAGAATTGGCTCAAACCCCACAGATTAAGGGCTCAGTCCTGCAAGACTGCCCTCAATTTAAAGGCCATTTACAACTAATAGGGGCCACCTATACTTGTGTCCAACTGGTTATAAATTGGGAGTTACTACGGCCCCCTCTCCAGGTTCAGTCATTTACTAGGACAGCTCATGGAACTTAGCAAACTATTAGCAGTTTATTGCTAAGGATATAACTCAGGGCTGGGTGTGCTGGGGttcacctatagttccagcactTCCAAGGCTGGAAggtagaggtgggaggattgcttgaggctaggaattcaaaGCTGCATGCACTCCACCCtgagtgacagaataagaccttatctctataaaagtaaaatgaataataGAGGATAGAACTCAGGAACAACTAAATGGAAGAGACACACAGCAAAGTATGGAGAAGGAGCGTGAATCTTCAGTGCCCTCTTTGGGTTGACCACCCTCCCAGCACCTAGACATGTGCACCATTTCAGAAACTTCCCCAAACCCCCCATCATTACAGTGTTCTTAGGTTCCATTGCTTGGGCtggattgattaaatcattggtcACTGGTGAATGGGCAGAACCTTGAGCCCATCTGAGCATGGTCAGTCTTTCTTTGACTAGGTCCTTCCTGAGACTATCTAGAGTCCCCTGAGTCACCTCAGTATAAAAGAAGATACTCCTATCACTTAGGAAATTCTACAGATCCAGGAGCAGGACAAAAAACAAATGGATTTCTTACTGCCTCAGTTGACCAGAGGAGATGCTGTCCGTGGGGCTCTTACTGGCAGCAAGAGCATGGTTTGGCTGAGACAGCTGCCCCTTCCTGCCTCAAGAGAGGGTCTCTGTGTTGGATAGGGCCCAGTGAAGCCCACTGTGAACGTTGGGCCGGAACTCACAGACTTCATTTTGGgattgaaagaaagaaggaaggtagAAAGCAAAACCAGGATTTCCTCCTGTCTCCTGAAGGTGAAGCATGGGCCAATTTCTGGAAGGTTCTGACTTGCAGCTAGAAGTGGTTAGGTGCTATTTGTCCAGTGGCAGCAGTCCATGTGAGGGCAGTGAGCTACTCTAGGGGGACATGAGGGTAGACAAAGCCTCGGGCAAATAGCCTGTCAGGCAGGCAGGGAGGATTCCACCTTTGGGGCCTGAATGGGCAGGTGGCCACGGTGCCCAGTTGACCTCCTTGGGCCTCTCTCCACAGGGGATGTGACCCTGGACCCAGACACTGCCAACCCTGAGCTGATCTTGTCCGAGGACCGGAGGAGTGTGCAGCGGGGTGACCTGCGCCAGGCCCTGCCTGACAGCCCAGAGCGCTTTGACCCTGGCCCCTGTGTGCTGGGCCAGGAACGCTTTAGTTCCGGGCGCCACTACTGGGAGGTAGAGGTCGGAGACCGCACCAGCTGGGCCCTGGGTGTGTGCAGGGAGGATGTCAAtaggaaggagaagggggagcTGTGCACTGGCAACGGCTTCTGGATCCTGGTCTTCCTGGGGAGCTATTACAACTCCCCAGAGCGGGGCTTCTCCCCACTGCGAGACCCACCAAGGCGTGTGGGGATCTTTCTGGACTATGAGGCAGGACACCTGTCCTTCTACAGTGCCACTGATGGGTCACTGCTCTTCATCTTCCCCGAGACCCCTTTCTCAGGGACGCTGCGGCCCCTCTTCTCACCTCTGTCAAGCAGCCCAATCCCTATGACCATTTGCCAGTCGAAAGGAGGGCTCGGGGATGCCCTGGTTCCCTAATGACTGGAACCCCCTTTGAGGAGTCCCTTTACTTCTCTGGCTCCTTCTGGCTTTTGGCCATTGTGGTCATTTGGAGGACCTATGAGGAGGGAACgtgtcctttgagccacaggaggaATGCATAGTAGTGCCTTTCTGAATGTGCATGGGAAAACCTGAATTCTCACACTCCAGTAAACTGTGTGGGAAGCTCTGTGGCCTCAGTGGCTCTGGCTTGAGGTTCCAGGAGCTTTGCAAGGCCTATGGGGAACATTTCAGTATCTAGGGCCTGCCCAGGCTCTGCTATCCTGGCAATCTTGGGCTACAGCCTGGTCAGTCCCCGGGAAGCCTCATGCACTCACCTCCATGAAGTTGCTGAGACAGCTCCAAGTCCACTAATGGTGTCATGAAAGAGGAAGGCTGGTAAGAGCCTGGCACCACCCTGGATGTGGTCACTTCAAAAGGATAGGAGATAGCAGTCAGTCTTGCATAAGGGAACTGTGCAGATTAGTCCCCAAATAAAGGACCATCTAGAAATTGCTCCCAGTGAAGAGATTCACATTAGGCAGATCTGTGGGGCCTGGAAGTCGGAGTAGGGCTCAGGAATGACACCTGTAAACCCACCCTGTGTTTCTAAAGCCTTTCTGAGTGTCACCAGCTCCACCTTGGCCTCACCAAAGGCTGTGCACATCCCATGGGAGCTGGTGTGGGCCACTGGTCACCAGCTATGCAGTCCCCACACCCCAGGGCAAACGCGAAGGTTTCTGAGAACCAAAAGCATATATAGGATCCAGGAGTTGGTGCTTGTGATCAGCTTTGCAGTTTCTTTGCCCTTCTCAAGAAGTTCCTGTTCTTTTTActcctctgttttatttattctaagaGCAGAGTTCTCATATTGAATAAACTTAGCCATTGTCTGTAACCCTGCTGTCTGCTTCTCAGACAGTGCTCTGATGTGCTATTCTGGACAGGCAGCCACTTTTCACATGAAGCAATGGGGACCCACTGGCAGTGTGTCTGTCCTCTGCTCATGTGTATTCATTCCATGTAGCTGCCAAAgggattttcttttgttactttgtTATTTCAGGTAACCTGGTGAACATTTCCTATGTGTTCAATGAGTGCTTTCTTGTGTAGATGCCCTTTTATTAATCATTCTTTTACATTTCTGGGGACTTGGAAGAGCACTGTGTGTTCAACACATTGAACAAAATCAGTTACTTTGTGTGATGGGCGTAAGGAGAAGGATTTTCTCTGGTGAGCCCTGGCATTTTTCTGGTGGGGTGAGGGTTGCAATAGCCTGTTTCCCAGTGATGTGCCCAGGGTTTCCCTTCCCGTTGAACCGGCTTGCTGTATGTGCCTGGCTGGAGTTAAGTTGGCCAGTTAAGGGCTTTTGAGATAACCCTTGATCACCAGCTAGGTGGGCAGCCTTGTGGGTGAGACCATTGATAAGCACCAGCAGGACTGTGGCTTTGGCTTTAGAGCAAACCTGGAGAGTAAGAAGAAACAGATGTCATGGCTCCTGACCCAAACATACTGGATTCTGTTTTCCAGATGTTTTACCTGTTAGTGCCACTCTCAGTTCCAGGCAAGAGAGATGGCACCAACACACAGGCCCCAGGCCAAGGAGCTGGCATCTCAGAATAAGTGGCAATAAATGCTAAATAAACGTCTCCTATGCTAGCAGTGGGTGAGCCCTTCCACATGTATCTTGCAATTGACTGAATGTTAGGTTCCACccaattcatgtgttgaaatcctcACCTCCGAGTTAATGGTTGTCAGTAGGTAGAGCTGTGGGGATGTAATTAGGTCATGGTGGTGGTGCCTTCATGAATGGGGTTAGTGCTCTTAAAAGTGGGACCCCaaaaggccgggcgtggtggctcaggcctgtaatcctagcactctgggaggctgaggcaggtagattgcctcagcttaggagtttgagaccagcctgagcaagagcaagaccctgtctctaaaaatagctgggcattttggcgggtgcctgtagtcccagctactcaggaggttgaggcaagagaattgcttgagcccaagaatttgaggttgctataaactatgatgccatggcactcttttgagggtgacaaagtagattctgtctccaaaaaagaaagaaagaaatggatccCTGGAGAACCTGCTCACGCTTTCTTTATCATGGGAGCACAAGAACCCAAAACAGTGCTCTCACCAGAACTTGACCATGCCAACACCAGATCTCAAATTTCcatcctctagaactgtgagaaatttctgtttataagccacccaaaTTGATGGTGCTTTGTTATAGCATCCGAGGAGCTCCCGCAGGAGCAATGAATGACAAGGGATTATACACAGGGAGAACTGGGAATCTGTGAGGTCAGCCTCTCCAAACCCTCCAGAAATGAGCAGGAAGAACTACTGAGTTCTTAAAGTGCCTAAAGCCCTCACTGCAATGAGATTCAGCTTTCTTTCCAGAATGAGGATTCAGGAAAGAGAACAAAAGGTATTAACAGGAACTTTCTGGATTGTGATTGGTAGTAAAAACAAGTTAAACTGGATGGCACGGTACAGAACTCTGGAAGGAACACAGATTCTTCTCATGATATTAGTCATTGGTAAGTCTGGCACAAGACAGCTCTTCCAGGGTGTGTCACTGGGCCAGGCTTATTCATAATCCCCTTCTAACGGGCTTTAGGGATCTGCACATTCCACCCCAAAGCATGACGAAAAGACAAAGCGTCATTGTGGAAGAGTTCACATTAACTTGTGTCATCAATGACGCTCTTAACAGCAAGCCTGTGACTTAAGGCCCTGTTTCACCTCCTGCAATAGAGCTGGGATCTTTAAACAACTCGATTGAGAGGTGATTCTCAAACGACCCCCATCTCCTGTGTAAACATTTCAGTGATTTCAGCACCACACACCCTGATTCCTTGGCTGTTGGAGTCACTCCCGGTCCCGCTCACCAGAGCAGGGAAGGGACACTGAGCAGCCACATGGACAGCGACTTGGCGGGGCCGCGCCCACCCGACAGTAGTGGGCAGCACCCTCCGAGTGCCTGGAGTGTCCCGAGAGCTACGCCCCTGCCAGCCACTCCCCGGGGAGCTGCTCTCCCATTGTTCGCCTGCGACCCCTGCGGTCCGGGCACCCTCAGGCTCCCTGCTCCCGCTCGGATGCCCATCTCGAAAATCaccttccccacccctcacctGGAGTTCCCTCGATCCCAGGCCCCACggagcccaccccacccccgccacgCTCCCAGGAACTCCCTTGCGGTAGGGGCACACTGAACCCCCAGGGGCTCTCCCGCAACAGACTCCTAGAGcccataggcaccgccccctgAGCTCCTGATTTCTAGAGAAACAACTTGCACAGTCTTAGTGCAAGTCCGGTAAATACCCGGACTTCCACGTGTATCTTGCAGTTGACTAAATGTTAGGCTCCACCCCATTCGTGTGTTGAAATCCTCACCGGCCGTCCAGTTCTGGTCCTGTGCCCCGGGAGACACTCCAGCCCTCTGAGCCCTTGCGCCCACCTCGCATTCTCCTCACGCGCTGCCCTGCTCCCTCTGCGCTCCCCACACTGAGCCGGCCCAAGGTCCATAAAGTCTCCAGCGCCTCCTGCTCCCTCCGGGAACAGAGCCCCGGGCGTCTGGAGGAGGCTGTGCCAGCCATCTCGGAGCACAGCTCATCCCAGCCCGCCTGAAGCCTATTGCTCTTTGGGAGGTGATACTTAAGTCGATTTCTATGAAGCAAAAGAGCAAAAACATTTGGTGACGATTAGAAGGATCTCtctcttctgtctctctccctctctctctctcatcttccgTTCCTTCTGCTCGCGGTTCTTAAACGTACTATCCTGTAGCAGCCTGGCACTTAGACACATCTTCCCTCAACATGTCCTTTCCGCCCCACATGGGCATTGTTCATTCTCTCCAGTGAGCTGAGTTATCGGGGACTCATTTTCCGTAGTGTAGCTGTTTGgaggcttttttgtgtgtgtgagaataaTGCTGCTCTCAAGTGCATACATGTTGATCTTCATCAGGCACCAGAGGAGGCCTCAGCACTTTCACAgtgccagcctcccagagtccccCAGAGAAGAGGGCCACCCAGACCCTCCTGCTGCTGGGCAGTTGCTTTGTGGGCAGGTACCGGGTGCCCTTCACCATCTCCTCCTCTACCCTGTTAGGGACCAGCAGCCCAGTCATCCTGACCAGCCAAAGGCTTGTTGCAGTCAAAGACAATTCCATGGTCAGTCCTTTAGTATTAATTTGAGGGGATATGAAGAGAGCCAAAGTTTTCCAAAAATATCTTGgggaagaaacatttatttctaacaAATCAGTGCTggtgtttgtttacttttttctttttttctttttttgaaaaatactattttacttaaactatttctttttttttatgaccccttccttggttttttttttttttattattaaatcatagctgtgtacattaatgcaatcatggggcactctacactggttttatagaccgtttgacacattttcatcacactggttaacatagctttcctggaattttcttagttatcttttttgttgttgttgttgttgttgttgagacagcgtctcattttgtcatccttagtagagtgttgtggcatcatagctcacagcaaccccaaaatcttgtgatcaagcaattctcttgcctcagcctccctagtagctgggactacaggcaccagccacaagacccagctatttttagagatggggtcttactcttgctgaggctgatctcaaaatcatgagctcaggtgatctactcgcttcagcctcccaaagtagtggACTGTTGTGGTATCAGATAAATTATTCATGCAGCCCCACATGGCCGTCTGCCTTGATGCAGAACCTTTGAGGGTCGTTTTTGCCAGTATCCCTGTTGTATTAATATTCTTGTGCTGTTGGTGTCTTCCTCACCATTCTTTTTGGCTACTCAGCCTGTTTCTATCATTCTTTTCACTCTTTTAACTGTACATGCTCACATCCTCACCTGGTTTTTCTTGGCTGTTTTTTAAgtcctactttctttttcttttcttttgttttttggctgttCTGAAGAAATTTACTTTAATAAATCATTAAATTGTTGTATCCTTTTAAtacacattcaaaatatttttttaaccttgGGAAAGTGttgatttattttagagatgggggtcttgctctgttacccaggctggagtacagtggtatgttcatacctcactgcagcctcgaactcctggccttgggtgaacctcttgcctcagtctccggagtacctgggactagaggTTCGCACCAACAGacccatatattttttaaaaaacacctttctttagagatgggttcttgctatgttgcccagtctggtctcaaactccttgccataagggatcctcccacctcagcctcccaaagtgctgggtttacaggtgtgagccacaacacccagacataagcagaattctttttttttgagacagagcctcaagctg from Nycticebus coucang isolate mNycCou1 chromosome 20, mNycCou1.pri, whole genome shotgun sequence harbors:
- the TRIM11 gene encoding E3 ubiquitin-protein ligase TRIM11 → MAAPDLSTNLQEEATCAICLDYFTDPVMTDCGHNFCRECIRRCWGQPEGPYACPECRELSPQRNLRPNRPLAKMAEMARLLHPPSPVPQGVCAAHREPLAAFCGDELRLLCAACERSGEHWTHRVRPLQDAADDLKAKLEKSLEHLRKQMEDALLFQAQADETCALWQKMVESQRQNMLGEFERLRRLLAEEERRLLQKLEEEELEVLPRLREGAARLGQQSAHLAELITELEGRCQLPALGLLQDIKDALHRIQDVKLQPPEVIPMELRTVCRVPGLVETLQRFRGDVTLDPDTANPELILSEDRRSVQRGDLRQALPDSPERFDPGPCVLGQERFSSGRHYWEVEVGDRTSWALGVCREDVNRKEKGELCTGNGFWILVFLGSYYNSPERGFSPLRDPPRRVGIFLDYEAGHLSFYSATDGSLLFIFPETPFSGTLRPLFSPLSSSPIPMTICQSKGGLGDALVP